The following proteins are co-located in the Telopea speciosissima isolate NSW1024214 ecotype Mountain lineage chromosome 9, Tspe_v1, whole genome shotgun sequence genome:
- the LOC122639148 gene encoding uncharacterized protein LOC122639148 has translation MSSSSVNCSNPNTLKYKSLRCKCNRKAVIRISETDNNPNRLFYSCPQINGCNFFVWCDPIVAPTTELVPNPTPDLQELQEEVRVLREEIRVLREVLRGLQQAVRSGTIRMDETEKFVASMKLGVYFVLVFFVGVIVSVMIGK, from the coding sequence ATGTCTAGCTCAAGTGTTAATTGCAGCAATCCTAATACACTCAAGTACAAATCCTTGAGGTGCAAATGTAATCGGAAAGCTGTGATTAGAATATCAGAGACTGATAATAATCCAAATAGGCTTTTTTACAGTTGCCCACAGattaatggttgtaatttttttgtttggtgtgaTCCCATTGTTGCACCAACAACCGAGCTTGTGCCGAATCCCACCCCTGATTTACAAGAGTTGCAGGAGGAGGTGCGGGTGCTACGAGAGGAGATACGGGTTTTGCGAGAGGTGTTACGGGGGTTACAACAGGCGGTGCGAAGTGGAACAATTAGAATGGATGAAACGGAGAAGTTTGTTGCATCAATGAAGCTTGGAGTTTATTTTGTTCTAGTTTTCTTTGTTGGTGTAATTGTATCAGTtatgattggcaaataa
- the LOC122639149 gene encoding probable inositol transporter 2 → MASMTSPLYISEASPAKVRGALVSTNGFLITGGQFLSYLINLAFTKAPGTWRWMLGVAGLPAMFQFALMWFLPESPRWLYRKGREDEAKALLKRIYPVDEAEMEIQALKESIETEINCTTIGANLT, encoded by the exons ATGGCATCGATGACATCTCCATTATACATCTCAGAAGCTTCTCCTGCTAAAGTCCGAGGTGCCTTGGTTAGTACCAATGGTTTCCTTATAACAGGAGGCCAGTTTCTGTCTTACCTGATCAACTTAGCATTCACCAAG GCTCCTGGGACATGGAGGTGGATGCTTGGAGTTGCAGGGTTACCAGCTATGTTTCAATTTGCACTAATGTGGTTTCTTCCAGAGTCACCACGCTGGCTTTATAGAAAG GGAAGGGAAGATGAAGCCAAAGCCTTACTCAAAAGAATCTACCCCGTGGATGAGGCTGAAATGGAGATACAAGCTCTGAAAGAGTCTATTGAGACAGAGATCAATTGCACTACTATAGGTGCAAATCTTACCTAA